In the Streptomyces sp. cg36 genome, one interval contains:
- the pgl gene encoding 6-phosphogluconolactonase, giving the protein MNTPQLVVHRDKELMAQAAAARLITKVVDAQAARGSASVVLTGGRNGNGLLAALASSPARDAIDWSRLDLWWGDERFLPEGDPERNVTQARAALLDAVPVDPRRVHAMPASDGPYGSDVDAAAAAYAEELAAAAGPEDHGDVPAFDVLMLGVGPDTHVASLFPELPGVREQERTVVGVHGAPKPPPVRVSLTLPAIRSAREVWLLAAGEDKARAAAIALSGAGEVQAPAAGAYGRGRTLWLLDSAAASQLPRALYPPASP; this is encoded by the coding sequence GTGAACACCCCTCAGCTCGTCGTCCACCGCGACAAGGAGCTGATGGCGCAGGCCGCGGCGGCCCGGCTGATCACGAAGGTGGTGGACGCCCAGGCCGCGCGCGGCTCGGCGTCGGTGGTCCTCACCGGCGGGCGCAACGGCAACGGGCTGCTCGCGGCCCTCGCCTCCTCCCCCGCCCGGGACGCGATCGACTGGTCGCGGCTCGACCTGTGGTGGGGCGACGAGCGGTTCCTGCCCGAGGGCGACCCGGAGCGCAATGTCACGCAGGCCCGCGCGGCGCTGCTGGACGCGGTGCCGGTGGACCCGCGGCGGGTGCACGCCATGCCCGCCTCGGACGGGCCGTACGGCTCGGACGTGGACGCCGCCGCCGCTGCCTACGCCGAGGAGCTGGCCGCCGCGGCCGGCCCCGAGGACCACGGCGACGTCCCGGCGTTCGACGTGCTGATGCTGGGCGTCGGCCCCGACACCCATGTGGCCTCGCTCTTCCCGGAGCTGCCCGGGGTGCGCGAGCAGGAGCGGACGGTGGTCGGGGTGCACGGCGCGCCCAAACCGCCGCCGGTGCGGGTCTCCCTGACCCTGCCGGCGATCCGGTCGGCCCGCGAGGTGTGGCTGCTCGCGGCGGGCGAGGACAAGGCGCGGGCCGCGGCCATCGCCCTGTCCGGCGCGGGCGAGGTCCAGGCCCCGGCCGCGGGTGCGTACGGCCGTGGCCGCACCCTGTGGCTGCTGGACTCGGCGGCGGCCTCGCAGCTGCCGCGCGCCCTGTACCCGCCGGCTTCGCCGTGA
- the opcA gene encoding glucose-6-phosphate dehydrogenase assembly protein OpcA codes for MKIDLTDTTASKINKALVQGRRAIGTPAVGMVLTLVIVTDEENAYDALRAASDASREHPSRTLVVIKRVSRTPRDRTQSRLDAEVRVGADAGTGETVILRLYGEVSDHAQSVVLPLLLPDAPVVVWWPVNAPLDPTNDPLGSLAQRRVTDTYAAEQPIHELTARAETYTPGDTDLSWTRITPWRSMLAAALDQVSCKVTSVEVEGEEFNPSCELLAMWLADRLDVPVRRSLSSGPGLTAVRMETDCGPIVLDRADGSLATLSMQGQPDRAVALKRRETAELIAEELRRLDPDDTYASALKFGVDRLGEPVPAQAEEAAAQAAGSGPQPEAAEAKPAAKKAPAKKAAAK; via the coding sequence ATGAAGATCGACCTTACGGACACCACGGCCAGCAAGATCAACAAGGCGCTCGTCCAGGGCCGCCGCGCCATCGGCACCCCCGCCGTCGGCATGGTCCTGACCCTGGTCATCGTCACCGACGAGGAGAACGCGTACGACGCGCTCCGTGCCGCCAGCGACGCCTCGCGCGAGCACCCCTCGCGCACCCTGGTCGTCATCAAGCGGGTCTCGCGCACCCCCCGCGACCGCACCCAGTCGCGGCTCGACGCCGAGGTGCGGGTCGGGGCGGACGCGGGCACCGGCGAGACGGTCATCCTGCGGCTCTACGGCGAGGTCTCCGACCACGCCCAGTCCGTGGTGCTGCCGCTGCTGCTGCCGGACGCGCCCGTCGTCGTCTGGTGGCCGGTCAACGCGCCGCTGGACCCCACCAACGACCCGCTGGGCTCGCTGGCCCAGCGCCGGGTCACCGACACCTACGCGGCCGAGCAGCCCATCCACGAGCTGACCGCCCGCGCCGAGACCTACACCCCGGGCGACACCGACCTGTCGTGGACCCGCATCACGCCCTGGCGTTCGATGCTGGCCGCGGCGCTCGACCAGGTGTCGTGCAAGGTGACCTCGGTCGAGGTGGAGGGCGAGGAGTTCAACCCGAGCTGCGAGCTGCTCGCCATGTGGCTCGCGGACCGGCTGGACGTGCCGGTGCGCCGTTCCCTCTCGTCCGGGCCCGGGCTCACCGCCGTCCGGATGGAGACGGACTGCGGGCCGATCGTCCTGGACCGGGCCGACGGCTCGCTGGCCACGCTCTCCATGCAGGGCCAGCCGGACCGCGCGGTGGCGCTCAAGCGCCGCGAGACGGCCGAGCTGATCGCCGAGGAGCTGCGGCGCCTGGACCCGGACGACACCTACGCCTCCGCGCTGAAGTTCGGTGTGGACCGGCTGGGCGAGCCGGTCCCGGCGCAGGCCGAGGAGGCCGCGGCGCAGGCCGCCGGGTCCGGCCCGCAGCCGGAGGCAGCCGAGGCCAAGCCCGCCGCGAAGAAGGCCCCGGCCAAGAAGGCGGCGGCCAAGTGA
- the pgi gene encoding glucose-6-phosphate isomerase, which translates to MNTNKGQARSALNQMPEWAALGKHREQLGDTHLRELFAADPGRGTGYTLAVGDLHLDYSKHLVTDETLALLRELAVATDVAGLRDAMFRGEKINTTEDRAVLHTALRAPRDAVIEVDGENVVPGVHAVLDKMADFSERVRAGRWTGHTGKRIRNVVNIGIGGSDLGPAMAYEALRSFADRDLTVRFVSNVDGADLHEAVRDLDPAETLFIIASKTFTTIETITNATSARSWLLTGLNAGQEAVAKHFVALSTNAEKVEDFGIDTANMFEFWDWVGGRYSFDSAIGLSLMIAIGPDRFRELLDGFHLVDEHFRTAPPEENAPLLLGLLGVWYGAFFDAQSHAVLPYSHYLSKFTAYLQQLDMESNGKSVDRDGNPVRWQTGPVVWGTPGTNGQHAYYQLIHQGTKVIPADFIGFAEPVADLLPGLVAQHDLLMANFFAQTQALAFGKTPEEVRAEGVAEELVPHKTFLGNHPTTTVLAKELTPSVLGQLIALYEHKVFVQGAVWNIDSFDQWGVELGKVLAKRVEPALTQGADVPGLDASSKALVAKYRALRGR; encoded by the coding sequence CGCGCAGCGCCCTCAACCAGATGCCCGAGTGGGCCGCACTGGGCAAGCACCGCGAGCAGTTGGGCGACACCCATCTGCGCGAGCTCTTCGCCGCCGACCCCGGCCGGGGCACCGGCTACACCCTGGCCGTCGGCGACCTCCATCTCGACTACTCGAAGCACCTCGTCACCGACGAGACGCTGGCGCTGCTGCGCGAACTCGCCGTGGCGACCGACGTGGCCGGGCTGCGGGACGCGATGTTCCGCGGCGAGAAGATCAACACCACCGAGGACCGGGCGGTGCTGCACACCGCCCTGCGCGCCCCGCGCGACGCGGTGATCGAGGTCGACGGCGAGAACGTGGTGCCGGGTGTGCACGCGGTGCTCGACAAGATGGCCGACTTCTCCGAGCGGGTGCGCGCGGGCCGGTGGACCGGGCACACCGGCAAGCGGATCAGGAACGTCGTCAACATCGGCATCGGCGGCTCCGACCTCGGTCCGGCGATGGCGTACGAGGCGCTGCGCTCCTTCGCCGACCGGGATCTGACGGTCCGTTTCGTCTCCAACGTGGACGGCGCCGATCTGCACGAGGCCGTCCGCGACCTGGACCCGGCCGAGACGCTCTTCATCATCGCCTCCAAGACCTTCACGACCATTGAGACCATCACCAACGCCACCTCCGCGCGCAGCTGGCTGCTCACCGGGCTGAACGCCGGTCAGGAAGCCGTCGCCAAGCACTTCGTGGCCCTCTCCACCAACGCGGAGAAGGTCGAGGACTTCGGCATCGACACGGCCAACATGTTCGAGTTCTGGGACTGGGTCGGCGGGCGCTACTCGTTCGACTCGGCGATCGGCCTCTCGCTGATGATCGCCATCGGCCCGGACCGGTTCCGTGAACTGCTCGACGGCTTCCACCTCGTCGACGAGCACTTCCGCACCGCGCCCCCCGAGGAGAACGCACCGCTCCTGCTCGGCCTGCTCGGCGTCTGGTACGGGGCGTTCTTCGACGCGCAGTCGCACGCGGTCCTGCCCTACAGCCACTATCTGTCGAAGTTCACGGCCTACCTCCAGCAGCTGGACATGGAGTCCAACGGCAAGTCGGTGGACCGCGACGGCAACCCGGTGCGCTGGCAGACCGGCCCGGTCGTCTGGGGCACCCCCGGCACCAACGGCCAGCACGCCTACTACCAGCTGATCCACCAGGGCACCAAGGTCATCCCCGCCGACTTCATCGGCTTCGCCGAGCCGGTCGCCGACCTGCTGCCCGGCCTGGTCGCCCAGCACGACCTGCTGATGGCCAACTTCTTCGCCCAAACGCAGGCGCTGGCGTTCGGCAAGACCCCGGAGGAGGTGCGCGCCGAGGGCGTGGCCGAGGAGCTGGTGCCGCACAAGACGTTCCTCGGCAACCACCCCACGACCACGGTCCTGGCCAAGGAGCTCACGCCCTCCGTCCTCGGCCAGCTGATCGCGCTCTACGAGCACAAGGTGTTCGTCCAGGGCGCCGTCTGGAACATCGACTCCTTCGACCAGTGGGGCGTGGAGCTGGGCAAGGTCCTCGCCAAGCGCGTCGAGCCCGCGCTGACCCAGGGGGCGGACGTACCGGGCCTGGACGCCTCCAGCAAGGCCCTGGTCGCCAAGTACCGCGCGCTGCGGGGGCGTTGA